In Shouchella patagoniensis, the following are encoded in one genomic region:
- a CDS encoding GNAT family N-acetyltransferase: MTPISVQSTSFNKSFFPLRRKVSLYFLRISGELDRIWNQFQRQGFGKYLLNKVAEIAKEKGKSVIWLGV; the protein is encoded by the coding sequence ATGACGCCGATAAGTGTCCAGTCAACCTCTTTCAATAAATCCTTTTTTCCATTAAGGCGCAAAGTGAGTTTATATTTCTTGAGGATTAGCGGCGAATTAGATAGAATATGGAATCAATTTCAAAGACAAGGTTTTGGGAAGTATCTTTTGAACAAAGTTGCAGAAATAGCAAAAGAAAAAGGAAAAAGTGTCATCTGGTTAGGTGTTTAG
- a CDS encoding zinc-binding dehydrogenase has product MPNGVAVIDSIGGDTLERSFQTVKKTGKIVSISGIPNGRFAKENGLSPFKKLLFSLASSKLTKLEKKHHVQYTFLFMKHSGEQLTLLTKLLESEIIKPVIDKAFYLR; this is encoded by the coding sequence ATACCCAATGGGGTAGCGGTCATTGATTCCATTGGAGGCGATACGCTAGAGAGATCGTTTCAGACAGTAAAGAAAACCGGAAAAATCGTGTCAATCTCTGGAATTCCAAATGGTCGGTTTGCGAAAGAAAATGGATTAAGTCCATTTAAGAAACTCTTATTTTCATTGGCCAGTTCTAAATTAACGAAATTAGAAAAGAAACACCATGTTCAATACACATTCCTTTTTATGAAGCATAGTGGAGAGCAGTTAACCTTGCTAACCAAGTTACTAGAATCCGAAATCATTAAACCAGTTATCGATAAAGCCTTTTACCTTCGTTAG
- a CDS encoding response regulator transcription factor, translating to MSILIIDDDVNIRRLIAIQLKQKGYHTIDVPEAKEALEIINHPDNNIELAIVDVMMPGMDGFTLTSILSKEYEIPVILLTAKGQLQDKERGFMSGSDDYIVKPFEIKELIFRVAVVLRRNKKLINKISVGNVQINRETYELEVDDQIYIIPLKEFEIIAILMEHIKRPVSREYLLEEVWGLELGTEQSLNTHINRIRERLKLSHATLIIKTLRGIGYKMEVVQE from the coding sequence ATGTCTATCTTGATTATAGATGATGATGTAAACATTAGGCGTCTCATTGCCATACAGCTTAAACAAAAGGGTTACCATACAATTGATGTGCCTGAAGCCAAAGAAGCTCTCGAAATTATTAATCATCCAGATAACAATATAGAACTTGCCATTGTAGATGTCATGATGCCAGGTATGGATGGGTTTACATTAACCTCAATTTTATCCAAAGAATATGAGATTCCTGTTATCCTGTTGACCGCAAAAGGTCAATTACAGGATAAGGAGAGGGGTTTTATGTCAGGTTCAGACGATTATATTGTTAAACCCTTTGAGATAAAAGAACTGATATTTCGTGTAGCTGTAGTACTTAGAAGAAACAAAAAATTAATCAATAAGATTTCAGTAGGCAATGTACAAATCAATCGAGAAACGTACGAACTTGAAGTGGATGATCAAATCTATATTATCCCACTAAAAGAATTTGAGATTATAGCCATTTTAATGGAGCATATAAAACGTCCTGTAAGTAGGGAGTATCTACTCGAAGAGGTTTGGGGTTTGGAACTTGGAACAGAGCAATCTTTAAATACACATATTAATCGAATTAGAGAACGGTTAAAGTTGTCTCACGCTACTCTTATCATTAAAACGTTAAGAGGAATTGGTTATAAAATGGAAGTGGTACAAGAGTGA
- a CDS encoding sensor histidine kinase, with translation MTSLYKKFTVAVVCILVISLMIGFLSSNIVYYSQTKKAVNDEMVLVATDIASNLEQNHLDGENIDKYLESISSLGYQLRLISFDQADMSYGKSFSEDELPKEVTRRVLQENSIYNGILDYRSPLLIMGHFSNDIENTVGVPVEINGNSYALFVRQANHLLFSGIHMILIGFILTFTVISLISVFLMARYLVHPIVTLKNATQAILNENFSFQLNINRKDEIGELAQSFHEMQNQLLHNDKARKAFITNMSHDFQSPLLNIQGYSGLLLNNDLTETEQKEYLEIVIDESNRLSSLTKQLLLLTSLDQSDYPSNFIEVRIDEQLKSVVRHNRWRLEEKEIELIYQLTPTVVKVDQELMMNVWDNLLTNAIKYNRKLGKVWIEMKVEKQYLAVLFKDTGIGIKEESLHFLFNRFYREQRVQAVGGTGLGLSIVQEIVSLHNGKITVDSNENEGTTMTIYLPINKNFSNN, from the coding sequence GTGACCTCATTATATAAAAAATTTACAGTAGCAGTGGTCTGTATATTAGTAATAAGTCTAATGATCGGTTTTTTGAGTTCGAATATTGTTTATTATTCCCAGACGAAGAAAGCCGTCAATGATGAAATGGTCTTGGTTGCGACTGATATTGCATCAAATTTAGAACAGAATCATTTAGACGGTGAAAACATAGATAAGTATTTAGAATCGATTAGTAGTCTTGGTTATCAATTACGACTTATTTCTTTCGATCAAGCTGATATGTCATATGGAAAATCTTTTTCAGAAGATGAGTTACCGAAAGAGGTTACTAGAAGGGTATTACAAGAAAATAGCATTTATAATGGAATACTTGACTATCGAAGTCCTCTCCTCATTATGGGTCATTTCTCTAATGATATTGAGAATACTGTGGGTGTACCGGTTGAGATAAACGGAAATTCTTATGCGCTATTTGTTAGACAAGCCAATCATTTGCTTTTTTCCGGTATCCATATGATTTTAATAGGATTTATTTTGACGTTTACTGTGATTAGTTTAATTAGTGTATTCTTAATGGCTCGTTACTTAGTTCATCCAATTGTTACGTTAAAAAATGCGACTCAAGCCATTTTAAATGAAAATTTCTCTTTTCAGTTAAACATTAATAGAAAAGATGAGATTGGAGAGCTTGCACAAAGCTTTCATGAAATGCAAAACCAATTATTGCATAATGATAAAGCCAGAAAAGCCTTTATTACAAATATGTCGCATGATTTTCAATCCCCTCTACTTAATATCCAAGGATATAGCGGATTATTATTAAATAATGATCTAACTGAAACAGAACAAAAAGAATATCTCGAAATTGTCATAGATGAATCAAATAGGCTTTCTTCTCTTACGAAACAATTGCTCCTTCTTACGTCATTAGATCAAAGTGATTACCCGTCAAATTTTATAGAAGTAAGAATCGATGAACAATTAAAATCAGTTGTTCGTCATAATCGATGGCGACTAGAAGAAAAAGAAATTGAGCTAATCTATCAATTAACACCAACTGTAGTAAAAGTGGATCAGGAATTAATGATGAATGTGTGGGATAACTTACTTACAAATGCCATTAAATACAACCGGAAATTGGGTAAAGTTTGGATCGAAATGAAAGTAGAAAAACAATACCTCGCCGTCCTATTTAAAGACACGGGTATTGGCATAAAAGAAGAGTCGCTTCATTTTCTTTTTAACCGTTTTTATCGTGAACAGCGCGTTCAAGCTGTTGGAGGAACGGGTTTAGGGCTGTCTATTGTCCAGGAAATCGTTTCTCTTCACAATGGGAAAATAACAGTTGATAGCAATGAAAATGAAGGTACCACAATGACGATTTATTTACCGATTAACAAAAATTTTTCCAATAACTAA
- a CDS encoding MMPL family transporter, translated as MHKILQPITDWVSTKTGMWVTIGVWLCLMIGLSFGPNVSDHTVTNFQSLPDDAESIIADAKIESLFPNEQGTPGILVFHNQAQDIELEDVTAIVEEVMEADLPGIRSILNISEMPDEALTTFISENGSTFIIPFELENDLGGREYAEINKQIEEIGVSLLNNETELFITGPVGIAGDTLELFERADFILLIATIGIILVLLIVIYRSPLLAVIPLLATVIVYQIVNKILALMGEGGLVINNSTTSIMSILLFAAVIDYSLFVFSRYREELGTNESKYDAMKSAMRATGEPVFIAAITVLAAVLVLFFADFRDYQNFAPVFGVALVVISLASITLVPALFTLFGRKAFWPKVPTYLETKSASPKKGFWNKFAKFVVRKPGLAGGLVGIFLLVTAGNIVNVEFEFDSVKNFPEDMSSRVGYEIVESQFDKGQLAPTTILVESEESIDQNQLTALIDTYTEEDEISSINIVNANEDFSAVSLSLSLAVNPYSTEAMDYIDSLRTDFSDRLDQESIDANAYFTGTTAKLVDERSVNNQDIILIVVVETILILSLLVVLTKSIKMAFYMMATILLSYLSAMGLGIFLVDVLFGFDAISTRVPVYAFVFSVALGIDYNIMLASRFIEERKQYQVKEALEISIANTGGVISSAGLILAATFAALTTMPIADLFVFGFIVSIGILIDTFLVRGMLLPSLILLFEKDHKDKKPLKERN; from the coding sequence TTGCACAAAATACTACAACCAATTACTGATTGGGTTTCTACTAAAACCGGAATGTGGGTAACCATTGGCGTATGGTTATGTTTAATGATCGGACTTAGCTTTGGTCCAAACGTAAGTGATCACACAGTAACTAATTTTCAATCTCTTCCTGATGATGCGGAATCGATTATTGCGGATGCTAAGATTGAATCCCTTTTTCCAAATGAACAAGGAACGCCAGGAATTCTTGTTTTCCATAATCAAGCACAAGACATAGAATTAGAAGACGTAACTGCCATCGTAGAAGAAGTAATGGAGGCAGATCTACCTGGAATTAGATCCATACTCAATATTAGTGAAATGCCAGATGAGGCTCTTACAACATTTATTTCCGAGAATGGTTCCACCTTTATTATACCTTTCGAACTTGAAAACGACCTAGGTGGTAGAGAATACGCTGAAATTAATAAGCAAATCGAAGAGATTGGAGTAAGTTTATTAAACAATGAAACGGAATTGTTTATAACGGGTCCCGTTGGGATTGCAGGAGATACGTTAGAATTATTTGAACGAGCAGATTTCATTCTATTAATAGCAACAATCGGGATCATATTAGTTTTACTTATTGTCATTTATCGATCCCCACTTTTAGCTGTCATCCCGTTGTTGGCGACCGTTATCGTTTATCAAATTGTTAACAAAATCTTAGCATTAATGGGCGAAGGTGGATTAGTCATTAATAATTCAACCACTTCCATTATGAGTATCCTCCTGTTCGCCGCAGTGATTGATTATTCATTGTTTGTTTTTTCGAGGTATCGAGAAGAGCTTGGGACTAATGAAAGTAAATACGACGCGATGAAGTCAGCGATGAGAGCGACTGGGGAACCTGTTTTTATCGCTGCGATAACGGTATTAGCAGCAGTCTTGGTCTTATTCTTTGCCGATTTTCGAGATTACCAAAACTTTGCGCCCGTATTTGGAGTGGCATTGGTTGTTATTAGCCTTGCCTCTATCACACTTGTACCGGCACTCTTTACACTATTTGGTCGTAAAGCATTCTGGCCAAAAGTTCCAACGTATCTCGAAACAAAATCAGCCTCCCCGAAAAAAGGATTCTGGAACAAATTCGCTAAATTTGTTGTTCGTAAACCTGGACTCGCGGGTGGGTTAGTAGGGATTTTTCTACTTGTAACCGCAGGTAATATTGTGAATGTGGAGTTTGAATTCGACAGTGTGAAGAACTTTCCAGAGGATATGAGTTCGAGAGTGGGTTATGAAATTGTAGAATCTCAATTTGATAAAGGACAATTGGCTCCGACAACGATATTAGTGGAGTCAGAAGAGAGCATCGATCAAAATCAATTAACCGCGTTAATAGACACGTATACTGAGGAAGATGAAATTTCGAGTATCAATATAGTAAACGCCAATGAGGATTTTTCTGCTGTCTCACTTAGTTTATCTTTAGCTGTAAATCCTTATTCGACAGAAGCGATGGATTACATTGATTCTCTGAGAACAGATTTTTCAGATCGTCTGGATCAGGAATCGATTGATGCGAATGCCTACTTTACGGGAACAACTGCAAAGTTGGTAGACGAACGTAGCGTTAATAATCAAGACATCATACTCATTGTGGTGGTAGAAACGATTTTAATTTTAAGCTTACTTGTTGTCTTAACGAAATCAATTAAGATGGCTTTTTATATGATGGCGACGATTTTGCTTTCCTATTTATCAGCGATGGGATTAGGAATCTTTCTCGTAGATGTCTTATTTGGTTTTGACGCCATAAGTACGAGAGTCCCAGTGTATGCATTTGTATTCTCTGTCGCTTTAGGTATCGATTACAATATTATGTTAGCATCACGCTTTATTGAAGAAAGGAAGCAATATCAAGTTAAAGAAGCATTAGAAATTTCCATTGCCAATACGGGTGGAGTGATATCCTCAGCTGGTCTTATTTTAGCAGCGACATTTGCTGCGTTAACGACCATGCCGATTGCCGATTTGTTTGTCTTTGGTTTTATCGTCTCAATAGGAATTTTAATAGATACCTTTTTAGTAAGAGGAATGCTGTTACCATCGTTAATCCTATTATTTGAGAAAGATCATAAAGATAAGAAACCGTTAAAAGAGAGAAATTAA
- a CDS encoding peptidoglycan-binding domain-containing protein yields the protein MLTYQALMYSIEEDVQNDLPNFENPVMIGDQGEIVEVIQEQLTEAGYPTAVDGVFGQETLNNVIAFQKDASLEQDGIVGVLTY from the coding sequence GTGCTTACGTATCAAGCATTAATGTATAGCATTGAAGAAGATGTACAAAACGATTTACCAAATTTTGAAAACCCGGTTATGATTGGTGATCAAGGGGAAATTGTGGAAGTCATTCAAGAACAGCTAACCGAAGCGGGCTATCCAACAGCTGTTGATGGCGTATTCGGACAAGAAACATTAAACAATGTGATCGCCTTTCAAAAGGATGCTTCGCTAGAGCAGGATGGTATCGTAGGAGTCCTTACGTACTAA
- a CDS encoding PepSY-associated TM helix domain-containing protein, with protein sequence MGKPQVIKKSDTASFYQVVWRWHFYAGVIFAPFLFILAFSGGAYLFKPQIESYLYQDMLVAETTVDTPLNYSRQVESVVEAFPEASISSVVIDDDPSRTTEFVVSENGVGSSVFVNPYTGDIQGKLNNEEKLSEVFKKIHSELLIAGTVGNRIVELAACWAVILLVTGLYVWWPRNRRSIWGTILPRFSKKGRVFWRDLHAVPAFWLSLFIFILIATGLPWSGVLGPQIQNVAATPQYAYSFGEKPDPITRTKDVVDDVPWANENVAVPSSPQSTYIPLTIDETVGLFNERSLVLPYTLSMPMGEHGVYTASHMQQPVDLATLHMDQYSGAILSDVRFADFSSSAKLVEAGIALHEGRLFG encoded by the coding sequence ATGGGGAAACCACAGGTAATCAAAAAGTCGGATACAGCTTCATTTTATCAAGTCGTTTGGCGATGGCATTTTTATGCGGGGGTCATCTTTGCTCCATTTTTATTTATTTTAGCGTTTAGTGGTGGCGCATACTTGTTTAAGCCGCAAATCGAATCCTACTTATATCAAGATATGCTTGTTGCGGAAACAACAGTAGATACGCCACTTAATTATTCGAGGCAGGTAGAATCTGTAGTAGAAGCCTTTCCCGAGGCATCGATCTCATCCGTTGTCATTGATGATGATCCAAGTCGTACAACAGAGTTTGTTGTGAGTGAAAATGGAGTAGGATCTTCTGTATTTGTGAATCCATATACAGGAGACATTCAAGGGAAACTGAATAACGAGGAAAAACTTTCTGAAGTGTTTAAGAAAATACATAGTGAATTGTTGATCGCTGGGACGGTTGGTAATCGCATCGTCGAGCTGGCCGCATGCTGGGCAGTCATTTTACTCGTGACAGGCTTATACGTTTGGTGGCCGCGAAACAGACGGTCTATCTGGGGAACGATCTTACCGCGATTTTCAAAAAAAGGGAGAGTGTTTTGGCGCGATTTGCATGCTGTACCGGCGTTTTGGTTGTCTCTCTTCATCTTCATTTTAATTGCAACAGGACTGCCGTGGTCAGGTGTGCTTGGACCTCAAATTCAAAATGTCGCTGCAACACCGCAATACGCCTATAGTTTTGGGGAGAAACCGGATCCGATTACACGTACAAAAGATGTTGTTGACGATGTCCCATGGGCAAATGAAAATGTTGCTGTTCCATCTTCACCACAATCAACTTACATTCCATTGACTATTGATGAAACGGTAGGCTTATTTAATGAGCGTTCCCTTGTCTTACCTTATACACTTTCCATGCCGATGGGGGAGCATGGCGTCTACACGGCCTCCCATATGCAACAACCTGTTGATTTGGCAACGTTGCATATGGATCAATACAGTGGTGCGATTTTAAGTGATGTACGTTTTGCCGATTTCTCGTCTAGCGCAAAACTAGTGGAAGCAGGCATTGCTTTACACGAAGGACGATTATTCGGCTGA